A window from Citrus sinensis cultivar Valencia sweet orange chromosome 3, DVS_A1.0, whole genome shotgun sequence encodes these proteins:
- the LOC102615986 gene encoding probable thiol methyltransferase 2 isoform X1 yields MRTVSRGLISNALRFSFSIPNILQLPISSVRTRSFGIRATKPKMGKNREEVGNDNVIKSHPRVNKLQQLMHIESSGGWEKCWEKGLTLWDIGQPTPIIVHLHQSGALPKGRALVPGCGTGYDVVAMASTERYVVGLEISDIAIKKAEEVTTVCKFQVSTYRDVEMQLSSSLPNAKFVSFLKADFFTWCPTELFDLIFDYTFFCAIEPEMRAAWAQKIKDFLKPDGELITLMFPISDHVGGPPYKVSVSDYEEVLQPMGFQAISIVDNKLAIGPRKGREKLGRWKRSVRHSLL; encoded by the exons ATGCGAACTGTGAGTCGTGGCTTGATATCCAACGCTCTCCGCTTCTCATTCTCAATTCCCAATATTCTGCAGTTACCTATCAGCTCTGTTCGTACAAGAAGCTTTGGGATTCGTGCGACCAAACCGAAGATGGGAAAGAACAGAGAAGAAGTAGGGAACGATAATGTCATAAAATCACATCCTCGTGTGAACAAGTTGCAGCAACTCATGCATATCGAATCTTCTg GAGGATGGGAGAAATGCTGGGAGAAGGGGTTGACCCTGTGGGATATAGGACAACCTACACCTATTATTGTACATTTACATCAATCAGGAGCCCTTCCCAAGGGCAGGGCTTTGGTCCCTGGTTGTGGCACT GGTTATGATGTGGTAGCAATGGCAAGTACTGAACGATATGTTGTGGGATTGGAGATATCGGACATTGCCATCAAGAAGGCAGAAGAGGTGACAACAGTCTGCAAATTTCAAGTTAGCACTTATAGAGATGTTGAGAT GCAGCTGTCTTCCTCATTACCAAATGCAAAATTTGTTAGCTTCTTAAAGGCAGACTTCTTCACTTGGTGCCCAACTGAGTTGTTTGATCTCATCTTCGATTATAC ATTCTTTTGTGCCATTGAGCCAGAAATGAGAGCAGCATGGGCACAGAAAATTAAGGATTTTTTAAAACCAGATGGAGAGCTTATAACACTGATGTTTCCA ATTAGTGATCATGTTGGTGGACCTCCTTATAAAGTATCAGTATCTGA TTATGAAGAAGTATTACAGCCCATGGGTTTCCAAGCAATATCTATTGTTGACAATAAACTCGCTATTGGTCCACGGAAG gGAAGAGAAAAGCTTGGAAGGTGGAAAAGATCCGTAAGGCACTCCTTGCTTTAA
- the LOC102615986 gene encoding probable thiol methyltransferase 2 isoform X2 has protein sequence MRTVSRGLISNALRFSFSIPNILQLPISSVRTRSFGIRATKPKMGKNREEVGNDNVIKSHPRVNKLQQLMHIESSGGWEKCWEKGLTLWDIGQPTPIIVHLHQSGALPKGRALVPGCGTGYDVVAMASTERYVVGLEISDIAIKKAEEVTTVCKFQLSSSLPNAKFVSFLKADFFTWCPTELFDLIFDYTFFCAIEPEMRAAWAQKIKDFLKPDGELITLMFPISDHVGGPPYKVSVSDYEEVLQPMGFQAISIVDNKLAIGPRKGREKLGRWKRSVRHSLL, from the exons ATGCGAACTGTGAGTCGTGGCTTGATATCCAACGCTCTCCGCTTCTCATTCTCAATTCCCAATATTCTGCAGTTACCTATCAGCTCTGTTCGTACAAGAAGCTTTGGGATTCGTGCGACCAAACCGAAGATGGGAAAGAACAGAGAAGAAGTAGGGAACGATAATGTCATAAAATCACATCCTCGTGTGAACAAGTTGCAGCAACTCATGCATATCGAATCTTCTg GAGGATGGGAGAAATGCTGGGAGAAGGGGTTGACCCTGTGGGATATAGGACAACCTACACCTATTATTGTACATTTACATCAATCAGGAGCCCTTCCCAAGGGCAGGGCTTTGGTCCCTGGTTGTGGCACT GGTTATGATGTGGTAGCAATGGCAAGTACTGAACGATATGTTGTGGGATTGGAGATATCGGACATTGCCATCAAGAAGGCAGAAGAGGTGACAACAGTCTGCAAATTTCAA CTGTCTTCCTCATTACCAAATGCAAAATTTGTTAGCTTCTTAAAGGCAGACTTCTTCACTTGGTGCCCAACTGAGTTGTTTGATCTCATCTTCGATTATAC ATTCTTTTGTGCCATTGAGCCAGAAATGAGAGCAGCATGGGCACAGAAAATTAAGGATTTTTTAAAACCAGATGGAGAGCTTATAACACTGATGTTTCCA ATTAGTGATCATGTTGGTGGACCTCCTTATAAAGTATCAGTATCTGA TTATGAAGAAGTATTACAGCCCATGGGTTTCCAAGCAATATCTATTGTTGACAATAAACTCGCTATTGGTCCACGGAAG gGAAGAGAAAAGCTTGGAAGGTGGAAAAGATCCGTAAGGCACTCCTTGCTTTAA
- the LOC102615986 gene encoding probable thiol methyltransferase 2 isoform X3, producing MRTVSRGLISNALRFSFSIPNILQLPISSVRTRSFGIRATKPKMGKNREEVGNDNVIKSHPRVNKLQQLMHIESSGGWEKCWEKGLTLWDIGQPTPIIVHLHQSGALPKGRALVPGCGTGYDVVAMASTERYVVGLEISDIAIKKAEELSSSLPNAKFVSFLKADFFTWCPTELFDLIFDYTFFCAIEPEMRAAWAQKIKDFLKPDGELITLMFPISDHVGGPPYKVSVSDYEEVLQPMGFQAISIVDNKLAIGPRKGREKLGRWKRSVRHSLL from the exons ATGCGAACTGTGAGTCGTGGCTTGATATCCAACGCTCTCCGCTTCTCATTCTCAATTCCCAATATTCTGCAGTTACCTATCAGCTCTGTTCGTACAAGAAGCTTTGGGATTCGTGCGACCAAACCGAAGATGGGAAAGAACAGAGAAGAAGTAGGGAACGATAATGTCATAAAATCACATCCTCGTGTGAACAAGTTGCAGCAACTCATGCATATCGAATCTTCTg GAGGATGGGAGAAATGCTGGGAGAAGGGGTTGACCCTGTGGGATATAGGACAACCTACACCTATTATTGTACATTTACATCAATCAGGAGCCCTTCCCAAGGGCAGGGCTTTGGTCCCTGGTTGTGGCACT GGTTATGATGTGGTAGCAATGGCAAGTACTGAACGATATGTTGTGGGATTGGAGATATCGGACATTGCCATCAAGAAGGCAGAAGAG CTGTCTTCCTCATTACCAAATGCAAAATTTGTTAGCTTCTTAAAGGCAGACTTCTTCACTTGGTGCCCAACTGAGTTGTTTGATCTCATCTTCGATTATAC ATTCTTTTGTGCCATTGAGCCAGAAATGAGAGCAGCATGGGCACAGAAAATTAAGGATTTTTTAAAACCAGATGGAGAGCTTATAACACTGATGTTTCCA ATTAGTGATCATGTTGGTGGACCTCCTTATAAAGTATCAGTATCTGA TTATGAAGAAGTATTACAGCCCATGGGTTTCCAAGCAATATCTATTGTTGACAATAAACTCGCTATTGGTCCACGGAAG gGAAGAGAAAAGCTTGGAAGGTGGAAAAGATCCGTAAGGCACTCCTTGCTTTAA
- the LOC102615986 gene encoding probable thiol methyltransferase 2 isoform X4: protein MASTERYVVGLEISDIAIKKAEELSSSLPNAKFVSFLKADFFTWCPTELFDLIFDYTFFCAIEPEMRAAWAQKIKDFLKPDGELITLMFPISDHVGGPPYKVSVSDYEEVLQPMGFQAISIVDNKLAIGPRKGREKLGRWKRSVRHSLL, encoded by the exons ATGGCAAGTACTGAACGATATGTTGTGGGATTGGAGATATCGGACATTGCCATCAAGAAGGCAGAAGAG CTGTCTTCCTCATTACCAAATGCAAAATTTGTTAGCTTCTTAAAGGCAGACTTCTTCACTTGGTGCCCAACTGAGTTGTTTGATCTCATCTTCGATTATAC ATTCTTTTGTGCCATTGAGCCAGAAATGAGAGCAGCATGGGCACAGAAAATTAAGGATTTTTTAAAACCAGATGGAGAGCTTATAACACTGATGTTTCCA ATTAGTGATCATGTTGGTGGACCTCCTTATAAAGTATCAGTATCTGA TTATGAAGAAGTATTACAGCCCATGGGTTTCCAAGCAATATCTATTGTTGACAATAAACTCGCTATTGGTCCACGGAAG gGAAGAGAAAAGCTTGGAAGGTGGAAAAGATCCGTAAGGCACTCCTTGCTTTAA